Proteins from one Blattabacterium sp. (Blattella germanica) str. Bge genomic window:
- the mtaB gene encoding tRNA (N(6)-L-threonylcarbamoyladenosine(37)-C(2))-methylthiotransferase MtaB, which produces MMKKKVAFYTMGCKLNYAETSTIARKFSNLYYQHVPFKSYADIYVINSCSVTKNAEVEFRHIVRSAMNQNSQAFIIAIGCYAQLNSKKVSSIVGVDLVLGSYEKFKITDYLDLELLKKSHPKIISNAKTKNTYFPSFSVGDRTRSFLKIQDGCDYKCSYCIIPISRGASRSESIENILKNIRLLFRNGVKEIVLTGVNIGDYGKKIYGENRRLYTFFDLIQAIDQIKEKGRIRLSSIEPNLLKNECIEFLSKSKHFVPHFHIPLQSGSNDILGKMHRRYKRELYQEKVNKIRCFIPDAYIGSDIIVGFPGETHKHFLETYHFLKKLEISSLHIFTYSPRPNTKSITLQGYVSKKIQWKRNQILRNLSNKKYRFFCERQVYTKKTVLFEKNSTNQEYLYGYTENYIRTKIPLNSYNLSCYRNTLQEVFITKIDQDGIMIAEPIQNYN; this is translated from the coding sequence ATGATGAAAAAAAAAGTAGCATTTTATACAATGGGGTGTAAATTGAATTACGCAGAGACCTCTACTATAGCAAGAAAATTTTCTAATTTATATTATCAACATGTTCCTTTCAAAAGTTATGCAGATATTTATGTAATCAATAGTTGTTCTGTTACAAAAAATGCAGAAGTTGAATTTAGGCACATTGTACGTTCTGCTATGAATCAAAATTCACAAGCTTTTATTATAGCAATAGGATGTTATGCTCAACTGAATTCTAAAAAAGTTTCTTCTATCGTTGGAGTAGATCTCGTTTTAGGTTCTTACGAAAAATTCAAAATCACAGATTATCTTGATCTAGAATTATTGAAAAAATCTCATCCAAAGATTATTTCAAATGCAAAGACAAAAAATACTTATTTTCCATCGTTTTCCGTTGGAGATAGAACTCGTTCTTTTTTGAAAATACAGGATGGATGTGATTATAAGTGTAGCTATTGCATTATTCCCATATCAAGAGGGGCCTCTCGTTCTGAGAGTATAGAAAATATATTGAAAAATATTAGGCTTCTTTTTCGAAACGGTGTGAAAGAAATAGTTTTAACAGGTGTTAATATTGGAGATTACGGAAAAAAAATATATGGAGAAAATCGTCGTTTATATACATTTTTTGATTTAATACAAGCTATAGATCAAATCAAAGAAAAAGGAAGAATACGTTTATCTTCTATAGAACCTAATTTATTAAAAAATGAATGTATTGAATTTTTGTCTAAAAGCAAACATTTTGTTCCTCATTTTCATATTCCTTTACAATCTGGAAGCAACGATATATTGGGAAAAATGCATAGACGTTATAAACGAGAACTTTATCAAGAAAAAGTAAACAAAATCCGATGTTTCATACCAGATGCTTATATCGGTTCAGATATTATTGTTGGGTTTCCTGGAGAAACACATAAACATTTTTTGGAAACTTATCATTTTTTGAAAAAATTAGAAATTTCATCTCTACACATATTTACCTATTCTCCTAGACCCAATACAAAATCTATCACTCTACAGGGATATGTTTCTAAAAAAATACAATGGAAACGGAATCAAATTTTGAGAAATCTTTCAAACAAAAAATATCGTTTTTTTTGCGAAAGGCAAGTTTACACAAAAAAAACCGTTTTATTTGAAAAAAATTCTACAAATCAAGAATATTTATATGGATATACAGAAAATTATATTAGAACTAAAATTCCATTGAATTCATACAATTTGTCATGTTATAGAAACACATTACAAGAAGTGTTTATCACAAAAATAGACCAAGATGGAATTATGATAGCAGAACCTATACAGAACTATAACTGA
- the lipB gene encoding lipoyl(octanoyl) transferase LipB, which translates to MKKKILFFEDLGKKKYEETWKYQKRLFDDIIQKKVNNIPSQKAGYFLFVEHPHVYTIGKNGKKDKHLLVSSDFLKKINATCYQTDRGGDITYHGPGQLIGYPILNMDYFFTDIHKYLRLLEEVIIHFLWKNYGIKGERKKGKTGVWFHNNVKNGKSRKICAIGIRMSRWVTMHGFALNVNTDLRYFDHIIPCGIYNQEVTSLKKELKKNDISFQEVKRMIKKSFQEIFNVEFRPMTNKLDK; encoded by the coding sequence ATGAAAAAAAAAATACTTTTTTTCGAAGATTTAGGAAAAAAAAAATATGAAGAAACTTGGAAATATCAGAAAAGATTATTTGATGATATTATTCAAAAAAAAGTAAATAACATTCCTTCTCAAAAAGCCGGATATTTTCTATTTGTAGAACATCCTCATGTGTATACTATAGGAAAAAATGGAAAAAAAGATAAACATTTGTTGGTTTCATCAGATTTTTTAAAAAAAATAAATGCAACCTGTTATCAAACAGATAGAGGAGGTGATATCACTTATCATGGACCGGGGCAATTGATAGGATATCCCATTTTAAATATGGATTATTTTTTTACGGATATTCATAAATACCTTCGTCTTTTAGAAGAAGTCATTATTCATTTTTTATGGAAAAATTATGGAATTAAGGGAGAACGAAAAAAAGGAAAAACAGGGGTATGGTTTCATAATAATGTAAAAAACGGAAAATCGAGAAAAATATGTGCAATAGGAATTAGAATGAGTCGTTGGGTAACCATGCACGGATTTGCATTAAATGTAAATACAGATTTACGGTATTTTGATCATATTATTCCTTGTGGAATTTACAATCAAGAAGTAACTTCTTTGAAAAAAGAATTAAAAAAAAATGATATCTCTTTTCAAGAGGTAAAACGTATGATAAAAAAATCTTTTCAAGAAATTTTTAATGTAGAATTCAGACCTATGACAAACAAATTGGATAAATAA
- the lysS gene encoding lysine--tRNA ligase translates to MPYLSEQQIIRRKKLDQLKLLGINPYPSEEYNVTTTICNIQKNFKEKETISIAGRLMRLRILGKASFGEIKDHTGCIQIYFSKDHLYSDKMGKEDTYNIFFKKLIDIGDIIGVTGFLFRTKMNEITIHAHKLTLLSKSIRPLPQVKIDKKNKKTYDAFSNTEQRYRMRYVDLIVNDHVKEIFLKRTRIIQGIRKFLDDKGYLEVDTPILQSIPGGAIARPFETYHNTLGIPLYLRIANELYLKRLIIGGFHGVYEFSKNFRNEGMDRIHNPEFTVLEFYIAYKDYYWMMNFTEQLMKCIWNQFKEKDHISFQTPFPRIPILDSIKKYTGFDLEKMEEEELRKVCKKLHIEENPKMSKAKLIENIFEEKCEKNYINPTFIIDYPLEMSPLTKKHRHKENLSERFELIINGQEIANAYSELNDPIDQLDRLRKQIKLSEKDESMSMDQDFIRALEFGMPPTAGIGIGIDRLVMLLTQKYSIQEVLFFPQMRPEKGGKK, encoded by the coding sequence ATGCCCTATTTATCAGAACAACAAATCATACGCAGAAAAAAACTAGATCAACTCAAATTATTAGGAATAAACCCTTATCCATCAGAGGAATATAATGTAACCACTACCATTTGTAATATACAAAAAAATTTTAAAGAAAAAGAAACTATTAGCATAGCCGGACGTTTAATGCGTTTGCGGATTTTAGGAAAAGCTTCTTTCGGAGAAATCAAAGATCACACGGGGTGTATACAAATATATTTTTCTAAAGATCATTTATACTCGGATAAAATGGGAAAAGAGGACACTTACAATATTTTTTTTAAAAAACTTATAGATATAGGAGATATTATTGGAGTGACAGGTTTTTTATTTAGAACGAAGATGAATGAAATCACTATACATGCTCATAAATTAACTTTGTTATCCAAATCTATACGCCCCTTACCACAAGTTAAAATAGATAAAAAAAATAAAAAAACATATGATGCTTTTTCCAATACGGAACAACGTTATCGTATGCGTTATGTAGATCTTATAGTCAATGATCATGTCAAAGAAATTTTTTTAAAACGGACTCGTATCATACAGGGAATCAGGAAATTTTTGGATGATAAAGGGTATCTAGAAGTAGATACACCTATTTTACAATCTATTCCTGGAGGAGCTATAGCTCGTCCTTTTGAAACTTATCATAACACTTTAGGAATTCCATTATATTTACGTATAGCTAATGAGCTTTATTTGAAAAGACTTATAATTGGTGGATTTCACGGTGTTTATGAATTCTCTAAGAATTTCAGAAATGAGGGAATGGATCGTATCCATAATCCAGAATTTACTGTATTGGAGTTTTATATAGCTTATAAAGACTATTATTGGATGATGAATTTTACAGAACAATTGATGAAATGTATTTGGAATCAATTTAAAGAAAAAGATCATATTAGTTTTCAAACTCCTTTTCCCCGTATTCCTATATTGGATTCTATTAAAAAATATACAGGATTTGATTTAGAAAAAATGGAAGAGGAGGAGTTAAGAAAAGTGTGTAAAAAATTGCATATAGAAGAAAATCCAAAAATGAGTAAAGCAAAACTGATTGAAAATATTTTTGAAGAAAAATGCGAAAAAAATTACATAAATCCTACTTTTATTATTGATTATCCATTAGAAATGAGCCCTTTAACTAAAAAACATCGTCATAAAGAAAATTTATCAGAACGTTTTGAACTTATTATCAATGGTCAAGAAATTGCTAATGCTTATTCAGAACTTAATGATCCTATAGATCAACTTGATCGTTTACGAAAACAAATCAAGTTATCTGAAAAAGATGAATCCATGTCAATGGATCAAGATTTTATACGTGCTTTAGAATTCGGAATGCCTCCTACTGCAGGAATTGGAATTGGAATCGATCGTTTAGTGATGTTACTAACTCAAAAATATTCTATTCAAGAAGTTTTATTTTTTCCACAAATGCGTCCAGAAAAAGGAGGCAAAAAATAA
- a CDS encoding amidohydrolase family protein — protein MNPKKIFIEKVKEKGGWVNAHAHLDRAYTLTKKNFKYSYSSLKKKWYLVDEMKRLATVEDIYIRMEKALEYFLMQGTQALCTFIDVDEIIEDRALKAAKKLKRNYENSIHICFANQVLKGVLDKKSKYWFDKSVEFVDIIGGLPAKDYGKEDEHLDILLKTAKKKGKIVHVHVDQFNTSEEKETEKLAKKTIEHGMQGKVVAIHSISLAAHARAYRYKTYQLMKKADLMVISCPIAWIDHTRSERLTPSHNSITPVDEMVPEGIIVAFGTDNICDIYKPFSDGNLWIELRVMLEACHYYDIDHLVEIATINGLRVLGLVNK, from the coding sequence ATGAATCCTAAAAAAATTTTTATAGAGAAAGTGAAAGAAAAAGGAGGATGGGTAAATGCTCATGCTCACTTAGATAGGGCTTATACTCTAACAAAAAAAAATTTCAAATATTCTTATTCTTCACTCAAAAAAAAATGGTATCTGGTTGATGAAATGAAACGTTTAGCGACAGTAGAGGATATTTATATTCGTATGGAAAAAGCTTTGGAATATTTTTTAATGCAAGGAACACAAGCTTTGTGCACCTTTATTGATGTGGATGAAATTATTGAAGACCGTGCCTTGAAAGCCGCTAAAAAATTGAAAAGGAATTATGAAAATTCCATCCATATTTGTTTTGCCAATCAAGTTTTGAAAGGAGTATTGGACAAGAAGTCAAAATATTGGTTTGATAAATCAGTAGAATTCGTGGATATAATTGGTGGATTACCCGCTAAAGATTATGGAAAAGAAGATGAACATCTAGATATTTTATTAAAAACAGCTAAAAAAAAAGGAAAAATAGTCCATGTCCATGTTGATCAATTTAATACTAGCGAAGAAAAAGAAACTGAAAAATTAGCAAAAAAAACGATTGAACATGGAATGCAAGGAAAAGTAGTCGCCATACATAGTATTTCTTTAGCAGCACATGCTAGAGCTTATCGTTATAAAACATATCAATTAATGAAAAAAGCAGATTTAATGGTCATTTCTTGTCCCATAGCTTGGATTGATCATACCAGAAGTGAACGTTTGACTCCTAGTCATAATTCCATCACTCCAGTAGATGAAATGGTTCCTGAAGGAATCATTGTGGCTTTTGGAACAGATAACATTTGTGATATTTACAAACCTTTTTCGGATGGAAATCTATGGATAGAATTACGTGTCATGTTAGAAGCTTGTCATTATTATGATATAGATCATTTAGTAGAAATTGCTACAATCAACGGATTAAGAGTATTAGGATTAGTCAATAAATAA
- the rsmG gene encoding 16S rRNA (guanine(527)-N(7))-methyltransferase RsmG has translation MELYKKYFPDLLNQQLYKLSSLKNLYAYWNTHVNLISRKTFYDFDQQHILFCLGIAKVFSFFPGSCVMDLGTGGGFPGIPLSIVFPHTEFILVDSIRKKIKIIEKIIYDLHLKNAHPICIRAEKLENKFDFVVTRAVTKIDIIQNWIKNKFKCKSNSKIQNGVFHLKGGNLSEELKKFPHAIEYPLNHYFKEPFFITKKVIWISNI, from the coding sequence ATGGAATTATATAAAAAATATTTTCCAGATTTATTGAATCAACAACTTTATAAGTTGTCTTCTTTAAAAAACTTGTACGCATATTGGAATACACATGTCAATCTAATTTCTAGAAAGACATTTTACGATTTTGATCAACAACATATCCTTTTTTGTTTAGGAATAGCTAAAGTATTTTCTTTTTTTCCTGGATCATGTGTTATGGATTTAGGCACAGGAGGAGGATTTCCGGGTATTCCATTATCCATAGTTTTTCCTCATACAGAATTTATATTGGTCGATTCTATTCGAAAAAAAATTAAAATTATAGAAAAAATCATATATGATCTTCATTTAAAAAATGCACATCCTATTTGTATACGTGCAGAAAAATTAGAAAATAAATTTGATTTTGTGGTTACTAGAGCCGTAACAAAAATAGACATCATTCAGAATTGGATAAAAAATAAATTTAAATGCAAATCTAATTCTAAAATTCAAAATGGAGTTTTCCATCTAAAAGGAGGAAATCTTTCTGAGGAATTAAAAAAATTTCCTCATGCAATAGAATATCCTTTAAATCATTATTTTAAAGAACCATTTTTTATAACTAAAAAAGTAATTTGGATTTCCAATATTTAA
- a CDS encoding pyridoxal phosphate-dependent aminotransferase: protein MENRLSHRLQNISYSQTIAMSAKARELKNKGYDIINLSLGEPDFLPPNFVLDAAKKAIDEGFHYYTPVSGYLELRKVICEKFYRDNHLKYTPSQIVVSTGAKQAIMNVLLSLLNPNDEVLIPSPYWVSYLQMVKLCESYPVVIQTTMNNDFKIHPEQLEKAITSKTKLFIFSTPCNPTGSVYSYQELRDLAEIFKKHPEIMILSDEIYEHICYLDKHPTSIATFPDIHNQVITLNGLSKAFSMTGWRIGYIGAQEWIAQSCDKIQGQMTSCANSIAQRAAIDALKADPSQIGYMIKEFKKRRNLVLDLIKEIDGFNLTKQMELFIIFPKISDFFGKKLYGKMIQNADDFSEFLLEKAQVATVSGSAFGDNECLRISYASSEDKILEAFTRIKKALN, encoded by the coding sequence ATGGAAAATAGATTGTCCCATCGTTTGCAGAATATATCTTATTCGCAAACCATAGCTATGTCAGCTAAAGCCAGAGAATTAAAAAACAAAGGCTATGACATTATCAACTTAAGTTTGGGGGAACCCGATTTTTTACCTCCTAATTTTGTTTTAGATGCTGCTAAAAAAGCGATAGATGAAGGTTTTCATTATTATACTCCCGTATCCGGATATTTAGAACTTAGAAAAGTAATATGCGAAAAATTCTACCGTGATAATCATTTAAAATATACACCTTCTCAAATTGTAGTTTCTACTGGAGCCAAACAAGCTATCATGAATGTTCTTTTGTCTTTGCTTAATCCAAATGATGAAGTTCTCATTCCTTCTCCTTATTGGGTTAGTTATTTACAAATGGTCAAATTGTGTGAATCTTATCCTGTTGTCATTCAAACAACTATGAATAACGATTTTAAGATTCATCCAGAACAATTAGAAAAAGCAATCACATCTAAAACTAAATTATTTATTTTTAGTACTCCTTGTAATCCTACAGGAAGTGTTTATTCTTATCAAGAATTAAGAGATTTAGCTGAAATTTTTAAAAAACATCCAGAAATCATGATTCTTTCTGATGAGATTTATGAACATATTTGTTACTTGGACAAACATCCTACTAGTATTGCTACATTTCCTGATATTCATAATCAAGTCATCACACTGAATGGGCTATCTAAAGCTTTTTCAATGACGGGATGGAGAATTGGATATATTGGAGCTCAAGAATGGATTGCTCAATCTTGTGATAAGATTCAGGGACAAATGACTTCTTGTGCCAATTCTATTGCACAGAGGGCAGCTATTGATGCATTAAAAGCCGATCCTAGTCAAATAGGATATATGATCAAAGAGTTTAAAAAAAGAAGAAATTTAGTTTTGGATCTGATTAAAGAAATTGATGGTTTCAATTTAACAAAACAAATGGAGCTTTTTATTATTTTTCCAAAAATTTCAGATTTTTTTGGTAAAAAATTATATGGAAAAATGATTCAAAATGCAGATGATTTTTCTGAATTTTTACTTGAAAAAGCTCAAGTAGCTACCGTAAGTGGTAGTGCTTTTGGGGATAATGAATGTTTGCGGATTTCTTACGCATCCTCAGAAGATAAAATTCTGGAAGCCTTCACGAGAATCAAAAAAGCATTAAACTAA
- a CDS encoding diphosphomevalonate decarboxylase — protein sequence MKKNCFFYRKKKYSIEPNGVITKKSHSNIALIKYWGKHKNKIQIPLNSSISYSLGRVYTVTRLIYQEKKKRNLSIKIFLSGKEKTSFLPKILEFFHRISFYCSYLRDFNFIIETYNTFPHSSGIASSASSMSALALCIMEIEKKLVFSLKKDFFLKKASFLARLGSGSACRSIYPGLVVWGSHKSIKGSNDLYAIPYPYKVHPIFKKMVNTILIIDEKPKKILSSKGHLLMNKHPYARVRFQCANQNMDRLISILKIGDFQEFGELIEHEALTLHAMIMTSRPYFLWMKPNTLNVLHTVWDFRIQSKKNIYFTLDAGANVHLLYPIQEKKSILKWIYSDLFFYCKKIIESFCY from the coding sequence TTGAAAAAAAATTGTTTTTTTTATAGAAAAAAAAAATATTCTATAGAACCAAATGGAGTAATTACAAAAAAAAGTCATTCTAATATCGCTTTAATTAAATATTGGGGAAAACATAAGAATAAAATTCAAATTCCGTTGAATTCGTCTATTAGTTATTCTCTGGGAAGAGTATATACGGTCACACGATTAATTTATCAAGAGAAAAAAAAAAGAAATTTATCCATAAAAATTTTTCTATCCGGAAAAGAAAAAACTAGTTTTCTTCCAAAAATTTTAGAATTTTTTCATAGAATTTCATTTTATTGTTCTTATTTGCGAGATTTTAATTTTATTATAGAAACCTATAACACTTTTCCACATAGTAGTGGAATAGCTTCTTCTGCCTCTTCCATGAGTGCTTTAGCATTATGCATTATGGAAATAGAAAAAAAATTAGTTTTTTCTTTAAAAAAAGATTTTTTTTTAAAAAAAGCTTCTTTTTTAGCAAGGTTAGGTTCCGGAAGTGCTTGCAGATCTATTTATCCTGGACTTGTTGTCTGGGGGTCTCATAAATCTATAAAAGGAAGTAATGATCTTTATGCTATTCCATATCCATATAAAGTACACCCCATTTTTAAAAAAATGGTAAATACTATTTTAATAATAGATGAAAAACCTAAAAAAATATTAAGTTCAAAAGGGCATCTATTAATGAATAAGCATCCTTATGCTAGAGTAAGATTTCAATGTGCTAATCAAAATATGGATCGGCTTATATCCATATTGAAAATAGGAGACTTTCAAGAATTTGGAGAATTGATAGAACATGAAGCATTGACTCTTCATGCTATGATCATGACATCTCGTCCCTATTTTTTATGGATGAAACCAAATACTCTGAATGTTCTTCACACAGTATGGGATTTTAGAATTCAAAGCAAGAAAAATATCTATTTTACATTAGATGCAGGTGCAAATGTTCATCTTTTATACCCTATTCAAGAAAAAAAATCCATCCTAAAATGGATATATAGTGATCTTTTTTTTTATTGTAAAAAAATTATAGAAAGTTTTTGTTATTAA
- a CDS encoding cation:dicarboxylase symporter family transporter encodes MKVKKEKVLLIAFLSVLAYVLIHLSRSFLGFDKLTLCILRCFVISLFVLYAFLKKDLTTWILLSIIIGIEMGLDLPKIAVELRFLSQIFLRLIKTIIAPILFSTLVVGIASHSNIKQLGSMGWKSLLYFEVVTTLALFIGLIAINVSQAGVGIVMPSGITEQQLPEVESRTWQNTILHVFPENFIKSIYHGDVLPIVVFSVIFGISMVFLEEKKRGPLLLFAESLSEIMFKFTKIIMYFAPIGVGSAIAYTVGHMGLDILYNLFQLLLTLYIALLIFLIIVLFPILLWIKVPLKGFIKALTEPVSLAFATTSSESALPLLMENLEKLGVPRKIIAFVIPTGYSFNLDGTTLYLSLATVFVAQASGIPLSFSQQIFIGLTLILTSKGVAGVPRASLVILLATVASFGLPTWPILAIIGIDELMDMARTTVNVIGNGLASCVIARSEGELDDKKMLDYINQSENDNL; translated from the coding sequence ATGAAAGTAAAAAAGGAAAAAGTTTTATTAATAGCTTTTTTGAGTGTTTTAGCATATGTGTTGATCCATTTATCCAGATCTTTTTTAGGATTTGACAAGTTGACACTTTGCATATTAAGATGCTTCGTCATTTCTCTTTTTGTATTGTATGCCTTTCTTAAAAAAGATTTAACTACTTGGATCTTGTTATCCATTATCATAGGAATAGAAATGGGATTAGATCTACCAAAAATTGCTGTAGAACTAAGATTTTTATCTCAAATATTTTTGAGATTGATAAAAACTATTATTGCTCCAATATTATTTTCAACTTTAGTAGTTGGAATAGCAAGTCATTCTAATATTAAACAATTAGGCAGTATGGGATGGAAATCCCTACTTTATTTCGAAGTAGTTACAACTTTAGCTTTATTCATAGGTCTGATTGCTATTAATGTTTCTCAAGCTGGAGTAGGCATTGTAATGCCTTCGGGAATCACAGAACAACAATTGCCAGAAGTAGAAAGTAGAACTTGGCAAAACACTATTCTTCATGTATTTCCAGAAAACTTTATAAAATCCATATATCATGGAGATGTATTACCTATAGTGGTATTTTCTGTTATATTCGGAATATCCATGGTTTTTTTGGAAGAAAAAAAACGAGGCCCTCTATTGTTATTTGCAGAGAGTCTTTCAGAAATCATGTTTAAATTTACTAAAATTATCATGTACTTTGCTCCTATAGGAGTCGGTTCTGCTATAGCTTATACAGTAGGACATATGGGATTGGATATTTTATATAATTTATTTCAGTTATTGTTGACTCTTTATATTGCTTTACTTATTTTTCTGATAATTGTTTTGTTTCCTATTCTTTTATGGATTAAAGTACCTTTAAAAGGTTTTATAAAAGCATTAACTGAACCAGTTTCACTTGCGTTTGCTACTACAAGTTCAGAATCTGCTTTACCTCTGCTTATGGAAAATTTAGAAAAATTAGGGGTCCCCAGAAAAATTATTGCTTTTGTGATTCCTACAGGTTATAGTTTCAATTTAGATGGAACGACTCTCTATTTATCTTTAGCAACTGTATTTGTAGCACAAGCTTCCGGTATTCCTTTGAGTTTTAGTCAACAAATTTTCATAGGTTTGACTTTAATTTTAACCAGTAAAGGAGTAGCAGGAGTTCCTAGAGCTTCTTTAGTTATTCTTTTAGCAACTGTTGCTTCTTTTGGATTACCTACTTGGCCCATTTTAGCTATTATAGGTATAGATGAATTAATGGACATGGCTCGCACTACCGTTAATGTGATAGGAAATGGATTAGCTAGTTGTGTCATAGCTCGTTCTGAAGGAGAATTGGATGATAAAAAAATGTTAGATTATATCAACCAAAGTGAAAATGATAATTTGTAA
- the rpsP gene encoding 30S ribosomal protein S16 translates to MSVKIRLKRIGKKHKPIYHIVVADSRSPRDGKFIEKLGTYNPHTDPPSIVLKMEDAVSWLMKGAQPTNTVRSILSKNGVLLKKHLLEGVKKGVLTDEECHKRFHGWYKKYKI, encoded by the coding sequence ATGTCTGTGAAAATACGTTTAAAAAGAATAGGGAAAAAACATAAACCTATTTATCATATAGTTGTAGCTGATTCTCGTTCTCCACGAGATGGTAAATTTATTGAAAAACTAGGAACCTATAATCCTCATACAGACCCTCCTTCAATTGTATTAAAAATGGAAGATGCTGTCTCTTGGTTAATGAAAGGAGCCCAACCTACCAACACGGTTAGATCCATTTTGTCTAAAAATGGTGTATTACTCAAAAAACATTTATTAGAAGGAGTGAAAAAAGGAGTTTTAACTGATGAAGAATGCCACAAAAGATTTCATGGATGGTACAAAAAATATAAAATTTAA
- the truB gene encoding tRNA pseudouridine(55) synthase TruB, with amino-acid sequence MKDLLEFQNGKILLIDKPWGWTSFEIVKKIKSFILTTIPKKGNLKIGHAGTLDPLATGLLIILTGKYTKKVDDIQNYKKTYTGIIKLGCETLSFDSETEEYNFSSISHITPQLIRKTSQKFVGEIDQYPPSFSALKTKGKRFYEYARKGEKINSMKSRRVKIYQFHILKIGIPYIKFFIECGKGTYIRSVAQDFGKALKSGGYLLSLRRERIGNFSINDLESHLSIKLEFPCYLLN; translated from the coding sequence ATCAAAGATTTATTAGAATTCCAAAATGGAAAAATATTATTAATAGATAAACCCTGGGGATGGACTTCTTTTGAAATTGTTAAAAAAATTAAAAGTTTTATTCTCACGACTATTCCAAAAAAAGGAAATTTAAAAATAGGACACGCAGGAACTTTAGATCCTCTTGCTACAGGTTTATTAATTATTCTTACAGGAAAATATACTAAAAAAGTAGATGATATTCAAAATTATAAAAAAACTTATACAGGAATTATCAAATTAGGCTGTGAAACTTTGTCTTTTGATTCAGAAACAGAGGAATATAATTTTTCTTCTATTTCGCACATCACTCCTCAACTGATTAGAAAAACATCTCAAAAATTTGTGGGAGAAATCGATCAATATCCTCCCTCTTTTTCTGCCTTAAAAACAAAAGGAAAAAGATTCTATGAATATGCTAGAAAAGGAGAAAAAATCAATTCCATGAAGTCTAGACGTGTAAAAATTTATCAATTTCATATTCTAAAAATAGGAATTCCCTACATAAAATTTTTTATAGAATGTGGAAAAGGCACTTATATTAGATCTGTTGCCCAAGATTTTGGAAAAGCACTCAAAAGCGGAGGCTATCTTCTTTCTTTAAGAAGAGAACGCATAGGGAATTTTTCTATAAATGATCTAGAATCCCATCTTTCAATCAAATTAGAATTTCCATGTTACTTACTAAATTAA